The genome window CTCTTTAACCCTGAAGAGAATGAGTCCCTAGTTCGGCTCAGTCGAATAACTTGTTGGTATAATGCATACCATTCGTTGGCCAGCTGTGCGGTAAACATGATAATAAACATTGCCAGCATGAATAATCCAAGTCTCCTCTCATTACCACCAAAGAAATCCTTCTCCAGTACAGCCAGACAAGCCCCAAGCAGACCAACTTCACCAGCTACTGAGATAATTTCCACAAACTGAACCTTCCTTTTGATAAAGGGCTTCTCCAAGACAAGGAAAAAGAGTTGAAAGCAGGTGGTGGACAAAATAATCAGGGTTGGGGTCCTAGAAGGTCTTCTTGATGAGTACGCACCAGCCAAAACTCCAAGAGAGACACATTTAACTGATTCTAAAAGCGTATAGTAAATTCTGAGCATGCCAAAGAGCTTCTGGATAAATGGAGCTTCTGCATCTTCAGTTTCATCTCCAGAAGCAATTATTCGGTCTTCATATTTTCCTTGGTTTCCCCCGCCAGCAATTTGTGTGAGCATGCACCTTGGTGGCCCTCGGAGATCCTCAAATAAGGGGCCTAGTATTGTTTGATTAATTGAGCTCTGTTGACCTTGCCATGCCCATTGGCCTCTTTTTCCAGGACCTAGAGCTACATGGACGAACTCTTGGTACCAACGGAGCTTCTCTCCTTCTTGATGAACTTCTTTGTACCGCAGAAGCTTACCCATTGAGATGCCAAGTGAGAGGATCAATAGCAATGATATAAGGAAAGATGTGGAGACACCCAGGAGTACAGTTCCAACAACTATACCTGTAGATGTTCTCCCTTGTTTCAACAAGAGAGGAAGTCAGTCACACAGAAAAGTTATTTTAGCATCAAAAATGCCTTCAGTTTTGCAAAATGATAAGCTATTCAAAGGTTATACTGACTTTGTTAAATATCATTAATAAATTTAATCAATCTCTTAGACATTATACTGAGTTCTCCCACTGTAAATAACCACATTACAGTGTCAATCTAGATATGcatgaagaataagaaaaaatatgtttaatattTAGCTGCAGTTACCTTTAATTATTGCAGCAGACGCTTGGCATATACATGGCAATGCAAGAAATATCAAAAATATCTCAAACCTTGGGAACACAAGGGCTCCAAACTCTTTCTGCTTTTCTAAGTTCTTCCTCAATTTCAAAATGCAAAGAATCACCACATGGAGAAAGATCAATCCACCACCAAATACTGCTAACCAGAACATGTTTCTACCAAAATACTGCCACCCGCTGCAATAAAATCAGCTAAAGGTTTCAAGAAGTATTGACTTTGGTGTGGTTACATATTTAGTAAAATATACAGGTAAAATAATCTATGACATATTCTTGTAACTTTAAGATTTTGCAAAAATAAAATCACAggatattgagaatttagataatGTGCTTCAAACTTAGCAGGTCATTGTCTTTATTTAAgcaggaaaagaaaaggaaatataAGATCTACCTTGTGTTTGTTTAACCTACCTATCTGAATTTCGTGAAATCATAATGAATTCAGCTTCAGGTTTCATGTTCTGATTCTGCAGATATACAAGTCAAAACTTTTATAGTGAGAACACAAATGGTTGCTGAGGATATTGAAGCAGACCTGTGTAGACAGGAAATCCTGACCTCAAGAAATGACATGTATTCTCCTGGGGTAAGTGGCTTTCCATACTCAGAAGAATTCATTTCCAGTATTTGGTTTCTCACTGATGAGGATTTAAAATATAACTTGTTCCTATCCCATACTTCAAAATGTGTAGTGGATGTAGATGTAGAACCTTCAAAAAATGTCTTGGAGCCCATTTCCCATGGAAGATGAATGTACGGAATACTCCATTCTATACCCCTAGAAAATTCATAATACTCAATGGGCATGTTAACTACCAACCATCTACAGAATGCAAAGACCTGGATGTGGCACAAAATTCTCTGTAGAAAATGAAATACAAGTAATCAGTAtgctttatgataataaaatctgTAAATGT of Musa acuminata AAA Group cultivar baxijiao chromosome BXJ1-7, Cavendish_Baxijiao_AAA, whole genome shotgun sequence contains these proteins:
- the LOC135679008 gene encoding uncharacterized protein LOC135679008 isoform X2, with translation MVGISADVQFGRLVLVMDKGFCMDSAGNSFERTSNSSFILHFDRRSVFMNLTTHIPKKSLQLNGKLRTAEATNTYKGLKIYLSFSEPVLNSSEEILGLLHSTSGSLIPTKRNSLGNRRFGYLVRSISSMTVVTISCDTNNIISRQGTPISPSDPITFLYDAQRPSVRLSTTSNMRTGQHKIPVLIKFVKPVFDFNSSAIRISGGYILSFHEITMSIYIIEINGNDSLISVEVPENKTVDIAGNKNLQSNILQLKHYTTPTISSFVSLVATSAFAITSMVAALLTVSTSSLLSSGAVSRQKAYLVSEPSRNLLRILCHIQVFAFCRWLVVNMPIEYYEFSRGIEWSIPYIHLPWEMGSKTFFEGSTSTSTTHFEVWDRNKLYFKSSSVRNQILEMNSSEYGKPLTPGEYMSFLENQNMKPEAEFIMISRNSDSGWQYFGRNMFWLAVFGGGLIFLHVVILCILKLRKNLEKQKEFGALVFPRFEIFLIFLALPCICQASAAIIKGRTSTGIVVGTVLLGVSTSFLISLLLILSLGISMGKLLRYKEVHQEGEKLRWYQEFVHVALGPGKRGQWAWQGQQSSINQTILGPLFEDLRGPPRCMLTQIAGGGNQGKYEDRIIASGDETEDAEAPFIQKLFGMLRIYYTLLESVKCVSLGVLAGAYSSRRPSRTPTLIILSTTCFQLFFLVLEKPFIKRKVQFVEIISVAGEVGLLGACLAVLEKDFFGGNERRLGLFMLAMFIIMFTAQLANEWYALYQQVIRLSRTRDSFSSGLKRALGGILLIVLPTTKVLTEMVEQSSSSHGEGDSGTTVSPVGQVQGASGTNERSWLRQLRELAEASFGREDAGAPDDPSSSTNQRSGFQNAKRSGSSSVASSSGFKSKADQKAKSRGLYKDLESMFSSK